The bacterium DNA window GGCCTGGAAGCAAGCAAAAAGTAAAAAGGCACAAGGAGGAACTTATTTTACTTTTACTTTTCAATGATATCCTCTGCGTCTCAGCGTCTCTGCGGGAGAATTACTAATTCTTATGTAAGTGCCATTCCTTTTAAGTGCATTGCCCCCATAATAAGGGGCTTCATCTGCCTTTGACGTGATGGCGTTCCACGATATCATCGAAATAAACCTCACATGCAGTAGAACTATAAATTGGGCCGGGGAAATCCCCATAGCACATTTCATTATGAGCCTTCAGGCAGAACAGCAAAGGGCAAACATCTTCTGGATACATATCAACTATATCTCTCTTCCGGACATTTGTCCGGATTTTCATACCGGTTACCAATTATCTTGAGCCGGTAAAGGTCAATGTTATCAGTCGTTAACTTTACGATAGTATAAGGACTTCTCGCGATAAACTCACCACCTGAAAAGCAATATCTCACGATTGCATTCCCTTGGTATATAGGTGATCCTTCACGTTTCTTATAATCATATGCTATAATATCACCACGTATATCCCATTCCCATTGATATCATACATACCTGTGCATACGTTGATGATATTGGAGCCGTCAACCAACTCCCCATTATCGTTAAATTGGAGGTTTTGGATTTCACGACCATAAAACATTTTCTTTAAAACCGGGTCCCAGGACCTTAACTTGATTTTCACTACCCCCTCCGGATGCCCTTCGATGGCTTTCGCCAGACTTACGCTGGACTTACGCTAGCAAAAAATATGGCATCATGACTTATTGATATTATGTTGGTTATAAACTATGAATGAAAAGATAGTTATTTCCGCCTCAAGGAGGACAGATATTCCTGCCTTTTACATGGATTGGTTCATGGAAGGGATCGAGCAGGGAAATTTTACGGTTCAAAATCCGATTTCCGGACAGGTTATATCAGTACCGGCTACAGCGGATAGAGTCCATACCATAGTGTTCTGGTCAAAAAATTTTGGCCCTTTTTTAGCTGCTGGATACGGGCAGGAGTTGATCAGGAAAGGATTTCACCTGTTCTTCCATTTTACTGTCAACTCCGAAGATCCGCTCCTTGAGCCTGGCATCCCATCCCTTGAGGAGAGATTGGAGCAGGCGCTCAACTTGAGCCGGGAATTTGGTCCGGAGGTTATCTCCTGGAGATTTGACCCGATCTGCTTTTATCAGGACAGCCGGGGAAAGGTGAACAACAACCTTCAGGACCTTAATCGCATAGCAGAAGCTATGGGTTGCGCGGGTATCAGGCGGTGTGTAACCAGCTTTATGGATGATTACAGCAAAGTTCAGAGACGCACCCGTGTCCGGGCGGGATTACAAGGATTCAAGTTTATCTACCCAGACCTGCGACAGCAAACCGAAATCGTCCTGATGCTGGCAAAAAAGCTGGCTGCGCACTCGATAAACCTTTATACCTGCTGCGAGAAGGACCTGTTGAGCTTACTTCCTCCTGATTCAGGAATCAGAGCAAGCTCATGTATCCCGAATGATTTTCTGCAACGCCTTTTTGGCGGGCATATCTCTTTATGGACGGATTACGGGCAGCGTCACAGTAAAGGCTGCAGGTGCAGTGTTTCACGGGACATCGGCTCGTATCATCTTCAACCCTGCTATCATAGGTGCCTCTACTGTTATGCCAACCCGGCTGGCAGATAAAAGACTGCCGTTGCAATCTACCGGGTAATTTTGCTGATAAGCAGGAAAACCAGGGTTACAATAACGCTTATGATGATGCTGCTGGTAACCGGGAAATAAAAGTGGAAATTGCCCTTTTTAATATAAATATCGCCCGGCAGTCTGCCAATAAGAGGGACCCTGGGACCATAAGCAATAAAGATCCCCCCAATCACGAGAATAAATCCCGCGATAATCAGCAACCTGCCGATTGGAGCCAAAGTATTCATCACCCTCCTCATTATTATTGTACTACCCGGAAAAAGCAGTATTATCCGGGATAAGGTCTGGAGTAATTATCCAGTCAAGAGTCCATTCGCCGCTCACATCCCTGCTCAGGCAGGCGATGCTCCCCATGGTGAAATTGATCAGGCTGGCGTCTTCCGAGCCACAAAGCAGCAATGAGGCAAGCTTATCGAGAAAAGGAAGATGGCCCACAAGAGCGATATTCTCCTCCTTTCCCATCAGCCAGCTTTCAATCGGAGTGACATCGTCACCGGGACTCAGGCCGGTGCGCTCTTTTACCTTCTGCGTGAGGCCAAGCGATTGTGCAAATATCTCTGCCGTCTCTTTGGCTCGCAGCTTCTCACTGTGCCAGATTTCGGCTATGAACAGCTCTAGTCTGGCTGCATATTCAGAAACCTTCTTCATACTCTTTCGTCCGGAATCGGAGAGATGCTGAAGAGGATCTTCTAGCTGGTTTTTGGGCTGGGCATGCCGGATAAGGTATAATTTCATTGTGAATTCCCCTTTATCGTGAGAAAATAATGTTTCACTAGATTATCTCTCATTTCTTATGGTAAAATCAAGCTCTAACTCCTGGCTCCACGTTGTTCTGCTGTATTATGGTTCATTTCCGATGGGAAAGAAGAAGCAGGCCGAAAAAAATAAAAGGGGAGAAGTCCTGGAGATCTGTCACCAGGATTAAACCTCTGTTGCGGATAGATATTTACTTGATAATTAAATGTTCTTCATTCATAATTATGCACTTTACACATTGCTACCAGGAGGAGTCATGAAACGAAAATCCTTAATCGTTTTGAGCAGTTTACTTGGAGTTATTATCCTTCTTTTTCAGGGGTGCGGCGATAGTAACATGTTTGATGGCATCTCTGATGACAGCGGCGAGGCCGCAAGGATGGAGGATATCAGGAAGAATTTAAATTCAGGGAATTTCGATGGAGTTATTGCTGCTCTGGGAAGCAAGGCCAGCCTGACCGATCAGGAGCGCCGGTATCTGGCATCCGCTTACGTGGGAAAGGCAGGGTTTGATACCCTTAAGCTGCTGGAGGAAATAGCCAAGGAGGATGAATCAGGTAATGATGTGGAGATTTATGATGCTATTGCCGGTATTTTCGGTAAAAATATGGATGAAGGACAACTCACCAGTAAAGTCGATCTGATCGGCAAAGCATTAGCTGTCCTCGGCGCTCCCAATACGAACAACCGGAGCCGTTACCGGTCAGAAGGCTTTACCGCAAATGATGATATCCGGCTGCAAAGAGGGATCTACGCAGCCATACACGCAATTCTCAGTATTTCCCTGTCGATTGCTCAGGAATATGACCTCGGCCCTGTTATTCCGCTGACCATTGATGAAATGAAAACGGCGCTCGCTGCCAAGCAGCCCCCTATCACGAAGATCGATCTGACAGCCGTGCCCCCTGGCCTGAATCAGGACCTTTGGCTGGTGAAGGATGGCGTAGAAGCCCTGAGTGGAGGTAAGCTGATCGGCACAGATGAGGTTAACGACAACAGCAAAAACGACATAGATCGGGAGTTTAGCAAATTTTTAAATGACCTGGGCTTTCTTCAAAAAGACCCTGCGACTCCGGCCGATCCAGAGACAGGATCCGTGACTGGCAATGAGCTTTCGAAATATCTCAACCACTTACTATGGCCTCAAAGTTACTCGTTATAGGAAGGTGATCGTCTGGTTATCCCCTTCGCCCCTCCCCGGGGGTGAGGGGGGACTTTTCGTCCTCCTTAAGGACTCTCGAAGATATGAGGAGAACAATACATATGAAAACAGCATGTTTCAGGTTCCGGTTATGGAAAATCATTGGAGTGACCATTCTGTTACTGGCTGCTGGTTCTGTCCAGGCGAAGGAAATGCCAAGCTTCTGGAAAGGAGTCCGTCCGCTTGGGATGGGCGGGGCATTTACGGCTATCGCTGATGACCACAATGCCTTATTCTGCAACCCTGCAGGTCTGGATAAAGTACCCCATTGGAGCTTTGCCGTGTTGAATCCGATGATTGAGATCGGAGAGAATGGCCAGGAGCTTTATGAGGATATTCAGGATACCGACTTTGACAAGACAGAGGAGGTCACTGCCCTGCTGAGAAAACACATGGGTGAGCATCAGCATGTCAGGACTTCCCTTTTCCCTCATTTTGTTAAGCGACATTTTGGGTTTGGGGTGCTGGGACAGGGGGCGATCGATGCCGAAATTAATAACCCGCAATATCCGGAAGTTGACGCCGGCGCTCTGGTTGATGTGGCCGGAGTCGGTGGTGCAGGTTTTGGCTTTCTCCAAGACCATGCCCTGCGGGTGGGCATTACCGCCAAGTACATTCAGCGGCAGCGGTTGCAGGAGACTTACACACCCGCCCAGATAGCCAGCGATGACTTCGATCAAAGGATCGAGGATGATACCCTGGATGGTTCAGGTATCGGTTTTGATCTTGGTACTCTGTATACCTTTCCGGTTTTCCTGAAACCCAGCGTAGCCCTGGTAATTCAAAATCTTGGTGGAACCAGCCTGGGGGACGCCGGACAGATTCCCCAGCAGATCAACCTGGGCACAGGGCTCAATTATGAAAAGGGAATCATTTCGGTTAACGCCGGGCTTGATTTGATGGATATTACCAAGAACGTAAATGACGATGAGCATGATCTTTTCCGCAGGCTCCATATGGGAGCAGAGTCCTGGATTGCAAACCGACTGGCTTTACGGCTTGGATTGTACCAGGGGTATGCCAGCATCGGGATCGGCTTGAATCTTTGGGTTCTCAAGCTGGATTATGCTAATTATGCCGAGGAAATCGGCGCTTATGCCGGTCAAAGGGCAGATCGCAGACATGTAGTGCAGCTTTCCCTGGGATGGTAGGTAGAGGGCAGGTATGAGGGCTGTGCATGATAAATAAAATCAACCCGATGATCATCCCCGGCCTGACGGCATCAGAGGCCGCTCCCAAGCCGGGAGCGGGGCCTGACTTTGGCGCGATCCTGCAAAATTCCCTGTTCAATCAGGACAGGCAGAAGCCGTTGGAGATGGCAACTATCGAGCTGCTGTGCAGGACCCTGGAAATAATCCTCTCTGAATCCGAAAGCAATGGAAGTTTCCTGAGCAATGGGAGCTACCTGCCTTCATTGCCGCTGCCAGCCTTTTCATCCTTCAACTGGCCGACCTTATCCTTGCAGCAGCAGGATAGCCGGAATTTCACTCATGCCAGAGGCGTGCAGCAGCCAGGGAGGGCAGAGGAACAATTGCCGCTGTTGGCGGAACCTGAAATAACGAAGGCTGACATAAAGGATACAGGGCTGCTCAGGACCCTGGAGGAGCAAGGAGTATACGAAGAGCACGGTAGTCCTGCCCCTGGAGGTCGCATGGCGGCCTCTGGCGATCATGACATCGAAGGCATTGTACGGGAATCTGCAAACAAATACAACCTCGATCCGGCACTGATCAGGGCTATTATTGCCGTTGAAAGCAATGGCGATCCAAAAGCCGTTTCCCCGGCTGGAGCCCAGGGGCTGATGCAGCTTATGCCGGGCACGGCAGCCGAAATGGGAGTAACTGACCCCTTTGACCCTGTTCAGAATATCATGGGTGGAGCGGCTTATCTGCGCCGTCTGCTGGACCGCTATCAGGGGAATGTAAGACTGGCCCTGGCCGCCTATAACTGG harbors:
- a CDS encoding DUF1848 family protein; this encodes MNEKIVISASRRTDIPAFYMDWFMEGIEQGNFTVQNPISGQVISVPATADRVHTIVFWSKNFGPFLAAGYGQELIRKGFHLFFHFTVNSEDPLLEPGIPSLEERLEQALNLSREFGPEVISWRFDPICFYQDSRGKVNNNLQDLNRIAEAMGCAGIRRCVTSFMDDYSKVQRRTRVRAGLQGFKFIYPDLRQQTEIVLMLAKKLAAHSINLYTCCEKDLLSLLPPDSGIRASSCIPNDFLQRLFGGHISLWTDYGQRHSKGCRCSVSRDIGSYHLQPCYHRCLYCYANPAGR
- a CDS encoding lytic transglycosylase domain-containing protein; this encodes MINKINPMIIPGLTASEAAPKPGAGPDFGAILQNSLFNQDRQKPLEMATIELLCRTLEIILSESESNGSFLSNGSYLPSLPLPAFSSFNWPTLSLQQQDSRNFTHARGVQQPGRAEEQLPLLAEPEITKADIKDTGLLRTLEEQGVYEEHGSPAPGGRMAASGDHDIEGIVRESANKYNLDPALIRAIIAVESNGDPKAVSPAGAQGLMQLMPGTAAEMGVTDPFDPVQNIMGGAAYLRRLLDRYQGNVRLALAAYNWGMGNLESRAGSMPKETRDYITRVEEAYYRA
- a CDS encoding DUF2905 domain-containing protein; translated protein: MNTLAPIGRLLIIAGFILVIGGIFIAYGPRVPLIGRLPGDIYIKKGNFHFYFPVTSSIIISVIVTLVFLLISKITR
- the sixA gene encoding phosphohistidine phosphatase SixA, translating into MKLYLIRHAQPKNQLEDPLQHLSDSGRKSMKKVSEYAARLELFIAEIWHSEKLRAKETAEIFAQSLGLTQKVKERTGLSPGDDVTPIESWLMGKEENIALVGHLPFLDKLASLLLCGSEDASLINFTMGSIACLSRDVSGEWTLDWIITPDLIPDNTAFSG